A genomic stretch from Candidatus Nitrososphaera gargensis Ga9.2 includes:
- the hisF gene encoding imidazole glycerol phosphate synthase subunit HisF yields the protein MTLAKRIIPCLDVDNGRVVKGVHFTEVKDAGDPVELAKKYSEQGADELVFLDITASQQGRDTMKGVVRNVASVIDIPFTVGGGIKKLEDARDILLSGADKVSINTAAVKNPELITQLMSIFGKQCIVVAIDAKRNYSVEKGKTIFKERGNKKFWFEVRIYGGKEGTGLDAIEWAKEVERRGAGEILLTSIDADGTENGYDIALTKAICKSVRVPVIASGGCGSARHMLDVFDKADVDAALAASIFHYKKSTVDKVKKYLKRSGVRIRI from the coding sequence ATGACGCTCGCAAAGAGGATAATCCCGTGCCTTGACGTGGACAACGGCAGGGTGGTCAAGGGCGTGCACTTTACAGAGGTCAAGGACGCCGGCGACCCTGTAGAGCTTGCCAAGAAATACAGCGAGCAGGGGGCCGACGAGCTGGTGTTCCTTGACATCACGGCGTCGCAGCAGGGCAGGGACACGATGAAAGGCGTGGTCAGAAATGTGGCAAGCGTGATAGATATTCCCTTCACGGTAGGTGGCGGCATCAAAAAACTCGAAGATGCACGGGACATCCTACTTTCAGGCGCCGACAAGGTTTCGATAAATACTGCCGCGGTAAAGAACCCGGAGCTGATAACGCAGCTGATGTCTATCTTTGGCAAGCAGTGCATCGTGGTGGCGATCGACGCCAAGAGAAACTATAGTGTCGAGAAAGGCAAGACGATATTCAAGGAAAGAGGCAACAAAAAGTTCTGGTTTGAAGTGAGGATCTATGGCGGCAAGGAAGGAACGGGCCTTGATGCGATAGAGTGGGCGAAAGAGGTCGAAAGGCGCGGGGCCGGCGAGATATTGCTCACCAGCATTGACGCCGACGGCACGGAGAACGGCTATGACATTGCGCTGACAAAGGCGATCTGCAAATCAGTCAGGGTGCCGGTGATTGCATCCGGCGGCTGCGGGAGCGCGCGCCACATGCTCGATGTATTCGACAAGGCAGATGTCGACGCCGCGCTTGCTGCCTCAATATTCCACTACAAAAAGTCGACCGTTGACAAGGTAAAGAAATACTTGAAGAGAAGCGGTGTCAGGATCAGGATATAG
- a CDS encoding flagellar type III secretion system protein FlhB: protein MSDMNNSGKKGATHENLLGILDNVIHQLDFTKKMVIIMILSFITIIPISAIIIGVLTRGEAGVALPIIAAAVFLVWLGVGIRQLIVFSKWTQKYHLYKELQKRLDERLNFERDEGAREKQR, encoded by the coding sequence ATGAGCGACATGAACAATAGCGGCAAGAAGGGAGCAACACATGAGAACCTTCTTGGGATATTAGATAATGTCATTCACCAGCTGGATTTCACGAAAAAGATGGTGATCATAATGATACTTTCGTTCATTACCATCATACCAATATCCGCTATAATTATCGGCGTGCTGACAAGAGGCGAAGCTGGAGTCGCACTGCCCATTATTGCAGCTGCAGTTTTTCTCGTATGGCTTGGAGTGGGCATCAGGCAGTTGATAGTATTTTCAAAGTGGACCCAAAAGTATCACCTGTACAAAGAACTGCAAAAGAGGCTTGACGAAAGGCTGAATTTTGAGCGTGACGAAGGTGCAAGAGAAAAGCAGCGATAA
- a CDS encoding plastocyanin/azurin family copper-binding protein: MATQVLSENLNVGDIGGKGPRDSVQDPAPIPGNGTVVVSIIDNAGSNSYNLNPVEVKVGETVTWVNDDSNIYTATSNDGIFNSDVLFEGQSFSYTFDEEGEYPYFCDIHPNMVGTVMVVTQDGEPEA, translated from the coding sequence GTGGCTACTCAGGTTCTATCGGAGAACTTGAACGTCGGCGATATTGGAGGTAAAGGGCCCAGAGACTCTGTACAAGATCCTGCGCCTATCCCTGGCAATGGAACAGTAGTAGTGAGCATAATCGACAACGCAGGAAGCAATTCATACAACCTGAACCCTGTCGAGGTCAAGGTCGGAGAAACCGTAACATGGGTGAATGACGACTCTAATATATACACTGCGACCTCGAACGATGGCATTTTTAATTCCGACGTTTTATTCGAAGGGCAATCGTTCAGCTATACCTTCGACGAAGAGGGCGAATATCCGTACTTTTGCGACATCCATCCTAACATGGTAGGCACAGTCATGGTTGTGACACAAGATGGCGAGCCAGAAGCTTAA
- a CDS encoding acylphosphatase has product MSDKKTRAHVLVSGKVQGVYFRQNTKQVATQHKVAGWVRNLPDGRVEAILEGDEAAVNEVIKWCHVGPPKASVQDVNVKFEKYTGEFAGFDISY; this is encoded by the coding sequence GTGAGTGACAAAAAGACCCGCGCCCATGTCCTTGTAAGCGGCAAGGTTCAGGGCGTCTACTTTAGGCAGAACACAAAGCAGGTGGCCACACAACACAAGGTCGCAGGCTGGGTGCGTAACCTGCCAGATGGCAGGGTGGAAGCAATCCTTGAAGGCGACGAGGCAGCAGTTAACGAAGTGATCAAGTGGTGCCACGTCGGCCCGCCAAAGGCAAGCGTACAGGATGTCAACGTGAAATTTGAAAAATACACTGGCGAGTTTGCTGGCTTTGACATCAGCTACTGA
- a CDS encoding diaminopimelate decarboxylase family protein: MAENSQVQLVQKPIAAALNRFVKPVDISKLVEQYGTPLYLVDEDTLHAKARELHSAYSKFKGPVKVAYSIKANFTPAIIKAFMKDGVTFDLTSLGELHFIKQCRADPENVIYTSVTEEPEEYVEVLQSGVRRVVVSSFNGMTNLAKAASKVGGARPLTMIRVNPEVGVKAEVRASYRNGKFGVPFNGGTIDSAAKMVKHLMGSDLLKFEGFHFHLGSQITDFSCYTHALDKMDAFMTKMKKEHPAFQVNTFDIGGGTPVFYNDPVPTPAQMAENHVGKLNQLAETHGTFTLMIESGRFLVAESSMLVSRIVNTKEYNEHKIVIVDAGYHILLDAALLKQEYPQEVVPLVNSKDRTTALAPVAVKNTHLAGRLCDTYDVFPLSKVSDLNESEVGRYISFYNVGAYSVVFNMPFHCQTKPPIVMKDSDGKFRLVRKGTTYEHLFREEGGDLT; the protein is encoded by the coding sequence TTGGCTGAAAATTCCCAAGTCCAACTCGTACAAAAGCCCATTGCAGCCGCTCTAAACCGCTTTGTCAAACCCGTTGACATCAGCAAACTGGTCGAACAGTACGGCACGCCGCTCTATCTGGTAGACGAAGACACGCTGCACGCAAAGGCCCGGGAACTGCACAGCGCTTATTCAAAGTTCAAGGGCCCTGTCAAGGTAGCATACTCGATCAAGGCCAACTTTACGCCGGCAATCATCAAGGCCTTCATGAAGGATGGCGTTACCTTCGACCTGACGTCGCTAGGCGAGCTCCACTTTATCAAACAGTGCCGAGCAGACCCTGAGAACGTCATCTACACAAGCGTGACAGAGGAGCCAGAAGAGTACGTCGAAGTGCTTCAGAGCGGGGTTAGAAGGGTTGTCGTCAGTTCTTTTAACGGGATGACAAACCTTGCAAAAGCTGCAAGCAAGGTAGGAGGAGCAAGACCGCTGACAATGATACGCGTGAACCCCGAAGTCGGCGTCAAGGCCGAAGTTCGCGCGTCATACAGAAACGGCAAGTTCGGAGTCCCATTCAACGGCGGCACCATCGACAGCGCCGCCAAGATGGTCAAGCACCTGATGGGGAGCGACCTACTAAAGTTTGAAGGATTCCACTTCCATCTCGGGTCGCAGATCACCGACTTTTCGTGCTATACCCACGCGCTGGACAAGATGGACGCGTTCATGACCAAGATGAAGAAGGAGCACCCTGCCTTCCAGGTCAACACGTTTGACATTGGCGGCGGGACGCCGGTGTTCTACAACGACCCTGTTCCGACGCCGGCGCAGATGGCCGAGAACCACGTCGGCAAGCTGAACCAGCTTGCAGAGACGCACGGCACCTTCACCCTCATGATCGAAAGCGGCCGCTTCCTCGTGGCAGAGTCGTCCATGCTAGTATCGAGGATAGTGAACACAAAGGAGTACAACGAGCACAAGATAGTGATAGTCGATGCGGGCTACCACATCCTGCTCGATGCTGCCCTGCTCAAGCAGGAATACCCGCAGGAGGTCGTGCCGTTGGTGAACAGCAAGGACAGGACGACCGCGCTGGCGCCGGTGGCAGTAAAGAACACACACCTTGCAGGAAGGCTGTGCGACACGTACGACGTGTTTCCACTTTCAAAGGTGTCTGATCTGAACGAGTCAGAGGTGGGCAGGTACATCTCGTTCTACAACGTGGGCGCATACTCGGTCGTGTTCAACATGCCTTTCCACTGTCAGACAAAGCCGCCAATAGTAATGAAGGATAGCGACGGCAAGTTCAGGCTCGTGAGGAAGGGAACGACGTACGAGCACCTCTTCCGCGAAGAAGGCGGAGATCTGACCTAG
- a CDS encoding CDC48 family AAA ATPase, whose product MSQNTLSLKVLEAYTRDVGRGVARIDYDSMDSLGASTGDVIEIRGKRRTVAKCLPLYPSDEGKGIIRVDGLVRNNAGIAIGDTVIVKKIKAVPAEKVIVAPLEAIPPIDERYLADALESVPLIKGDNVMVPYFGGRLTFQVIGVTPAADAVLVTQKTIFHIAEKGETLRGVPQVTYEDIGGLKEEIQKVREMIELPLRHPEIFEKLGIEAPKGVLLYGPPGTGKTLLAKAVANESNAHFISISGPEIMSKFYGESEARLREIFKEAKEKAPSIIFIDEIDSIAPKREEVTGEVERRVVSQLLSLMDGLEARGKVIVIAATNRPNAIDPALRRPGRFDREIEIKVPDKRGRLEILQIHTRNMPLDTDVDQDKIAAVTHGFVGADLEYLCKEAAMKCLRRVLPELNLEDEKLSPEVLNKLVVTMSDFENAVKEVMPSAMREVYLESPDIPWSAIGGLEEVKRELQEAVEWPLRYPDLYTKLGHTMPKGVLMHGPSGTGKTLLAKAVATESEANFISVRGPELLSKWVGESERGIREIFRRARQAAPCVVFFDEIDSIAPTRGMGGDSMVTERVVSQLLTELDGIQALSGVVVIAATNRADMIDPALLRPGRFDKIVFVPMPDKAARQRILEIHAKGKPMGPDVDFAKVAELTEGFSGADTSAVANTAVSLVLHEYLAKYPTPEEAAKHASEAHVMLRHFEEAVRKIKTQREGKPTEKAVPYYR is encoded by the coding sequence GTGAGCCAGAATACCTTATCCCTAAAGGTACTTGAGGCGTATACCAGGGACGTCGGTCGCGGCGTAGCAAGGATAGACTATGACTCGATGGACTCACTGGGAGCGTCCACTGGAGATGTTATTGAAATTAGAGGCAAGCGCCGGACCGTTGCAAAATGTTTGCCACTTTACCCTTCAGACGAAGGCAAGGGCATCATTCGCGTTGACGGCCTTGTCAGGAACAACGCAGGCATTGCAATAGGTGACACTGTAATTGTAAAGAAGATCAAGGCAGTTCCAGCTGAAAAGGTAATAGTTGCACCGCTTGAAGCGATACCGCCAATCGATGAGCGCTACCTCGCAGACGCACTGGAAAGCGTGCCGCTCATCAAGGGCGACAATGTGATGGTCCCTTACTTCGGCGGCAGGCTGACGTTCCAAGTCATCGGAGTGACGCCGGCAGCTGACGCTGTACTGGTAACCCAAAAGACAATATTCCACATTGCTGAGAAAGGTGAGACCCTGAGAGGAGTCCCGCAGGTAACATACGAAGACATTGGCGGCCTAAAGGAAGAGATTCAAAAAGTCAGAGAAATGATAGAGCTTCCGCTGCGCCATCCAGAGATATTTGAAAAACTGGGAATTGAAGCTCCAAAAGGCGTACTGCTGTACGGTCCCCCAGGCACTGGCAAGACATTATTGGCAAAAGCAGTAGCTAACGAGAGCAATGCTCACTTTATCAGCATATCTGGACCAGAAATAATGAGCAAGTTTTACGGAGAATCGGAAGCTAGGCTCAGAGAGATATTCAAGGAGGCAAAGGAAAAGGCTCCTTCAATCATATTCATAGACGAAATTGATTCTATTGCTCCCAAGAGGGAAGAAGTAACAGGAGAAGTTGAAAGAAGGGTAGTTTCACAGCTTCTGTCATTGATGGATGGTTTGGAAGCAAGGGGTAAGGTCATTGTAATTGCAGCTACTAACAGGCCAAACGCAATCGACCCAGCTCTTAGGAGGCCCGGACGCTTTGACAGGGAGATCGAGATCAAGGTACCAGACAAGCGCGGCCGCTTGGAGATATTGCAGATACATACACGCAACATGCCACTCGACACCGATGTCGATCAGGACAAGATTGCTGCAGTGACGCACGGTTTTGTGGGCGCAGACTTGGAGTACCTTTGCAAAGAGGCTGCAATGAAGTGCTTGAGGCGCGTACTGCCAGAGCTCAATCTGGAAGATGAAAAGCTCTCGCCCGAAGTGCTCAACAAGCTGGTTGTCACCATGAGCGACTTTGAAAACGCGGTCAAGGAAGTCATGCCATCTGCCATGAGAGAAGTCTACCTAGAATCACCCGACATCCCTTGGTCTGCTATCGGCGGCCTCGAAGAGGTCAAGCGCGAGCTGCAGGAAGCAGTCGAGTGGCCATTGAGATATCCAGACCTTTACACAAAGCTTGGACACACGATGCCAAAGGGCGTGTTGATGCATGGGCCGTCAGGAACAGGCAAGACGCTACTCGCAAAAGCTGTTGCCACAGAGTCAGAGGCCAACTTTATCAGCGTAAGAGGGCCGGAACTCTTGTCAAAATGGGTCGGAGAGTCAGAGCGCGGCATCAGGGAGATATTCCGCAGGGCAAGGCAGGCAGCGCCGTGCGTCGTGTTCTTTGACGAGATCGACTCGATCGCTCCAACAAGGGGGATGGGAGGCGACAGCATGGTCACAGAACGCGTAGTGTCGCAATTGCTGACAGAGCTGGACGGCATTCAGGCGCTTTCAGGAGTTGTAGTAATCGCCGCAACAAACAGGGCAGACATGATTGATCCTGCGCTCTTGCGCCCCGGCAGATTCGACAAGATTGTGTTCGTCCCTATGCCAGACAAGGCAGCAAGGCAGAGAATCTTGGAAATCCACGCAAAGGGCAAGCCGATGGGCCCAGACGTGGACTTTGCCAAGGTTGCCGAGCTCACAGAAGGCTTTAGCGGTGCAGACACAAGCGCAGTCGCCAACACGGCAGTGTCGCTTGTGCTGCATGAGTACCTCGCGAAATATCCTACGCCGGAAGAAGCGGCCAAGCACGCGTCAGAAGCGCACGTGATGCTCCGCCACTTTGAAGAAGCGGTAAGGAAGATCAAGACACAGAGGGAGGGCAAGCCGACAGAAAAAGCGGTCCCGTATTACCGCTAA
- a CDS encoding exosome complex RNA-binding protein Csl4, translated as MSREDNKLTLPGERVASIEEFEGGKNTYMTPDGTVRSATVGTTVYDLKRRIVKIEQKNSPMLPKVGDIIVGYVEMMFSSMVSIKVLYINDKWSEAGFSAIASARIGSRADVERRGDRRATFHNGDIVRGRVISLLNSTIHLTLTEKEYGLLYALCFICGGDTVRTSESTIKCVECGAFENRKLAHDYGKESFRLVLKAGK; from the coding sequence ATGAGTAGAGAAGACAATAAGCTGACGCTGCCAGGTGAGCGCGTCGCGTCAATTGAGGAATTTGAGGGAGGCAAGAACACCTACATGACTCCCGACGGGACGGTGCGCTCTGCAACAGTCGGCACAACAGTTTACGATCTAAAACGCAGGATTGTCAAGATTGAGCAAAAGAACTCCCCGATGCTCCCCAAGGTGGGCGACATCATCGTGGGATACGTCGAGATGATGTTCAGCAGCATGGTATCGATCAAAGTGTTGTACATAAACGACAAGTGGTCCGAGGCGGGTTTCTCCGCGATCGCGTCTGCAAGGATAGGAAGCCGCGCCGATGTCGAGAGAAGAGGCGACAGGCGCGCGACATTCCACAACGGCGACATTGTGAGGGGCAGGGTGATCAGCCTGCTCAATTCCACGATACACCTCACGCTTACAGAAAAAGAGTACGGATTGCTGTATGCACTGTGCTTCATATGCGGCGGCGACACTGTCCGCACCAGCGAGAGCACGATAAAATGCGTCGAGTGCGGCGCTTTTGAGAACCGCAAGCTTGCGCACGATTACGGCAAAGAGTCGTTCCGGCTGGTACTCAAAGCAGGCAAGTAA
- the pheA gene encoding prephenate dehydratase, translating to MARVAFQGERGAYGEMAALQYFPKARLAPKKSFQDVFDAAENSGSADYVVVPVENSIEGSVNEIYDLLLQTKMSVIGEVYQRVRHCLIANKGAKKIKHVYSHPQALAQCRGYVQKKKLEPVPAYDTAGAVKMIKENKMIDSAAIASRRAAELYDMQILDEGIEDRKNNYTRFLVLSPKKVSGKGDAKAGKYYHHYKTSIIFSVKHVPGALFGIIGEFAVRGINLTKIESRPTKETPWEYNFYVDFEGHVQDKSVQEALRSIKPKTSYVKILGSYRKADFR from the coding sequence ATGGCCAGAGTTGCCTTCCAAGGTGAGCGGGGAGCTTATGGTGAAATGGCCGCTCTCCAGTATTTTCCAAAGGCAAGGCTGGCTCCAAAAAAATCTTTTCAGGACGTCTTTGACGCGGCAGAAAACAGCGGCAGCGCCGACTATGTCGTCGTGCCGGTGGAAAACTCGATAGAGGGAAGCGTCAACGAAATTTACGATCTCTTGCTCCAGACAAAGATGAGCGTGATAGGTGAGGTCTACCAGCGCGTCAGGCACTGCCTTATCGCAAACAAGGGCGCAAAAAAGATCAAACATGTCTACTCGCACCCGCAGGCGCTTGCCCAGTGCAGAGGATACGTGCAGAAGAAAAAGCTTGAGCCTGTTCCAGCCTACGACACCGCTGGCGCAGTCAAGATGATAAAGGAAAACAAGATGATAGACTCTGCGGCAATCGCAAGCAGGAGGGCTGCAGAGCTGTACGACATGCAGATCCTAGACGAAGGCATTGAAGACAGAAAGAACAACTATACAAGATTCCTCGTGCTATCGCCCAAGAAGGTCAGCGGTAAGGGCGACGCCAAGGCGGGCAAGTACTATCACCACTACAAGACGTCCATAATATTTTCAGTAAAGCACGTCCCCGGTGCGCTCTTTGGGATAATTGGCGAGTTTGCTGTCCGCGGGATAAACCTGACCAAGATAGAATCGCGCCCGACAAAAGAGACACCGTGGGAGTACAACTTTTACGTGGACTTTGAAGGCCACGTCCAAGACAAGTCGGTGCAGGAGGCACTCAGGTCAATAAAGCCAAAGACGTCGTATGTCAAGATACTGGGCTCGTACAGAAAGGCGGATTTTCGCTAA
- a CDS encoding cupredoxin domain-containing protein — protein MAPEPKKDDAQKGGYSPDMKTVGLAILAMGISLLLVIIAWMAIGVDPDYSAEVMQEQQASLREQYGLPPEETLTAAQLETPPSLRGLENATDNATSLATSSNATGSNQTTTIVGNQTAAGNATGIGNQTSAAPGNQTNQTAATGNATAAAPAGGTAAVSIVQGASSKTNDAYNPNPAQISAGSAVTWTNDDSVPHTATSGQNATPDGTFDSGILQQGASFSFTFEEAGEYPYFCTLHPNMVGTVSVS, from the coding sequence ATGGCACCCGAGCCCAAAAAGGATGATGCTCAGAAAGGCGGCTATAGCCCGGACATGAAGACTGTCGGATTAGCAATACTGGCGATGGGAATATCCCTTCTTCTGGTTATTATCGCGTGGATGGCGATTGGAGTTGATCCAGACTATTCAGCAGAGGTAATGCAGGAGCAGCAGGCCAGCTTGAGGGAACAGTACGGATTGCCACCAGAGGAAACGCTCACCGCTGCACAGCTTGAAACTCCTCCTTCATTGCGTGGTTTGGAAAATGCGACGGACAATGCAACTTCTTTAGCAACTTCTTCCAACGCTACTGGCAGCAACCAGACTACTACTATAGTAGGAAACCAGACGGCAGCAGGCAATGCAACAGGCATCGGCAATCAAACTTCTGCTGCGCCAGGCAACCAGACGAACCAGACGGCCGCCACTGGCAACGCTACCGCGGCTGCGCCAGCCGGCGGTACTGCTGCAGTATCCATAGTGCAAGGCGCGTCGAGCAAAACAAATGATGCATACAATCCAAATCCTGCTCAGATCAGTGCAGGCAGCGCCGTGACTTGGACCAATGATGATTCCGTCCCGCACACGGCAACATCAGGGCAGAATGCAACGCCGGATGGCACCTTTGACTCTGGCATTCTGCAGCAGGGTGCGAGCTTTAGCTTCACATTTGAAGAAGCAGGCGAATACCCCTACTTTTGCACCCTCCACCCAAATATGGTTGGAACGGTTAGCGTGAGCTGA